The following is a genomic window from Verrucomicrobiota bacterium.
GCCAGCACCACTCCACCATCCAGATCGACGTAATCAGCGAGCGCATTGCCCACGTTCGTGTTGTTGTTGAATCCAATGTCCGAATAGACCAGCACAGCCTGATAACGCCGCAAATCGGCGAGCGTCGGCACGGGGTTGCCGGCATCGACGCGGATGACGTCCACCTGCGAAATCGAGCCGACACCAAGGAGTTTGTTTTTCACGTCGGCGTTCCAGGTGTCCACACCCTCCGCCGCAAAAATCGCCGCGCGTGATCCGTTGCAAACGTCATAACCTCGCCACAGTCCGCCTAGGTCGTCCACGATGAAGACCTTGCCGTTGCAGTAGCTGAAACTATAGGCCGAGTCGAAACTGGTGCCGGCGCCAGACAAGACTGCCTGGGTAACGCGGTTGCCGGCACCGTCCCAAATCGACAGGATGCCGCCGCCGTTGTAAGTCAACCAGAAGCCGCCGACCGCGGCAATGCCACGGCTTTGCGGAGAGTTGGTTTCCCCGGCGACCGACCCGAACCCCTGGAGGTTGACGCTGCCCAAATATGCGCCGTTCGTGCTCCAGCGCGAAACCACTCCGTCCGCCATCGCGATGTATTCCGTGCCAGCCCCGTTCAACACCACCGACGATTGTGAGTCGAGGCTGCCGCCGGTCAGCGTGACGCCGGAATTGGTGAAAACTCCCGGCGACACCTGCCGGTAAATGATCGGGTCGGCATACGCCCGCGCCAGAACCTGCCCGCTCGCATTGGTAAATACGGAACGGAAATCCAGTCCCGGCTGGTACGTGGCAATCAATGTTCCCGACGCGCTGTAGCGGGCAAGATTCGTCACGCTCGCAGCGCCGCCATGCGCGCACCAGTAGTTGGTCCCGTCAAACGCCATTGTCATGACGGTGTACTGAAGCGGAGTGTCGGCAAACAGGAGATTGGCAAAATAATTGGTCTTGAACGAGCAACCTTCACTGATGAAGGCGGGCGGCGGTGCGAAAAAGATCGGGACGTTGACGGAAGTGCCGGCACTGCAACCGGAGGCATTGAACACGGTCAATCCAAGCGTCACGTTGCCCGAGGCGCCGGCGGTGTAGGAGATGGTCTGAACATTCGCCGCACTGGTGATGGTGCCGTTCACGATGGTCCACGCGTAGCCGGCATAACCACTCGGAGCGCCGGCCTGGTTGCCGAAGGAATTCGCACTAACACTCGCCGGCGACGGTGTAATTGTTGGCGTTGCAACCGGGCTGACCAAGGTGACCGTGGCGTCATTCAAAGTGGTTGTCGTGGGATCGTCCGTCACGACGTTGATGCCGCCGTCGGCGGTAACCACACCTTGATTGGTGACCTGACAGACGCCTGATGGCAAAGGACTGTTGATCGTCACCTGGAAAACGATCGTGACCCCTTTCCCCGAGGGAAGCGTGCCGAGGTTGATCGGCGTGAACAAATAATGTGCGCCGCTCTGGCTGCCCGGTTGAGCGCCGGAAGCCTGACCTGAAACCGGCAATCGCCTTTCGCCCGTGGTGAGAAAGCCGTACATGACGTTGTCTCTGGCTTCTGAAGCGTAGCTGTCCGCCAAACCCGCGGCGTGACCCATCTCGTGCATCACGGCGGTGAGCAGATCGATCCGACCGGCCGGTAGGCTGTGCGGATCAGCGTAGAGTCGAGTCGCTATAGCCGCGTTTGCGAACTCAGAATCATCCAAGGGTGTGGGATCAATGAACCAGCCGTGACCGGCGGCATTCGGACTCAGCGTCACTTGGTTCAACGTGGAAGAACCGAGATACCAACCGGCCAGGTCGGTTACTTTGAATTCTACCTGCTGCAATGCGGCGACCTGCTCACTCGTCAACCCGGCGGCCCGCCAGCGTTGCTCGGCGGCTGCGACGATGTCTTCCAACCTGGCGTCGTTCAGAATCGTGTCGTCCTCTGCTGTGTCGAAGTCATTCGGACTCGCAACGGTCAGCGTCGCGGTAGAGGCGGACGGCTCCGATGAAGTGCGCGGCTTGATCTCCGCGAGGATAGCCGCTTGCACACCGCCGGGCGCAGCAATCAGCGGTGTGCTGCAAGCCGCGCCACCCACGAAACCGCCGCCGGGTGGAACGTTCACCGTCGCGCTGCCGGTCGGGATTCCGCTCCCGCTGTTGTTGCCTTGAGCAAAGGCAATGACCGCAGCGGTATCGGCGGCGGCGCCGGCGTAGCCGGGCAATCGTACCGTGGTGCTGTTTCGCTGGCGGAGCCGGAAGTCGGTCGCGCCGTTGGCGCCACTGCCGGCAATCGAATTGGCCAGCGCGCCCGCGCCACCGAACTGGAGGCAGACCGCATTGGCGTTGCCGACCAGCGTGCCGGCGTTCAACAAGACGCCGTTGATGGCGAAGGTGCCCGGATTGGTGACCGTATTGCCGGTAATCTTGACGTTGAGCGCTGCGGTGCCGGCACCTTCGCCCGTGATCATTTCGATGCCAACATTGTTGTATTGATAGACACGGTTGCTGCTGATCGTTACCGAATGACTGCCGGCATCGTGCGACTCCACATCAATGCCATCACCCTGGGCCGAGCCGGAATCGGCGACGCCCTGGAGGCCGACGACGTTGTTCGAGATGGTGCCGGTCACCACGCTGGTGCCGATGCCTTTGTTGGCGGTGATGGCACCGCCTTGCACGGTGCCGGAAATGGTGTTGCCGGCGATCATGTAATTGAGCGAACCGGGCGCGTTGTGGTTGCCAGTCGAAACCACAATGTTCCCGCCCACCAGCGATGAGTGTCCATAGGTCAGTGTGTTGTTGGAAAAAGTAATGCTCATCACCGCGGTGTCCTGGGCGTTCGCGTGGAAG
Proteins encoded in this region:
- a CDS encoding cadherin-like domain-containing protein, which encodes MKTTCFLMFIAAVLMAGNASGVVSISATKTAQLAVDNNSNGNADAGDTLKYTVVITNSGPIGVTNAVFSDPLDPNVTLVNGSVNVSPLAKDDAYTAIGNTLLRVGGGAGAGPELFVPGGSVTNNDAEFLGDSFTLTPIVNGLTANGGTVNLAANGTFTYLPGAGFVGTDTFNYTITDTGGLTGLATVTLNVSNRVWYVNNTGTNGTGRSSSPFDNLASAQAASFAADIIFVYQGSGAYTGGITLKNNQQLIGQGVNLVVNGYTLVTATSRPAISSSGTDAIALASGNSVLGLSATGSAGRGIFGTIVGTLTISNVLVSATNATAVDLENGTLNVFLISVSATNGPNGIVLNNTAGSFAVTGTGVASSGGRIQKTIGGDGASAGIGVRLINAQNVSLASMQLNDHPNFGIFGSGVTNLTIISNSITGLNGNSTLQTPDEGAVILNGLYGTASITGSTISGGVKDNLRVLNSSNSLNLTISACTIQNNQATGNDGIQIQGQGTANLTASVTGCTFRTNANSHFHANAQDTAVMSITFSNNTLTYGHSSLVGGNIVVSTGNHNAPGSLNYMIAGNTISGTVQGGAITANKGIGTSVVTGTISNNVVGLQGVADSGSAQGDGIDVESHDAGSHSVTISSNRVYQYNNVGIEMITGEGAGTAALNVKITGNTVTNPGTFAINGVLLNAGTLVGNANAVCLQFGGAGALANSIAGSGANGATDFRLRQRNSTTVRLPGYAGAAADTAAVIAFAQGNNSGSGIPTGSATVNVPPGGGFVGGAACSTPLIAAPGGVQAAILAEIKPRTSSEPSASTATLTVASPNDFDTAEDDTILNDARLEDIVAAAEQRWRAAGLTSEQVAALQQVEFKVTDLAGWYLGSSTLNQVTLSPNAAGHGWFIDPTPLDDSEFANAAIATRLYADPHSLPAGRIDLLTAVMHEMGHAAGLADSYASEARDNVMYGFLTTGERRLPVSGQASGAQPGSQSGAHYLFTPINLGTLPSGKGVTIVFQVTINSPLPSGVCQVTNQGVVTADGGINVVTDDPTTTTLNDATVTLVSPVATPTITPSPASVSANSFGNQAGAPSGYAGYAWTIVNGTITSAANVQTISYTAGASGNVTLGLTVFNASGCSAGTSVNVPIFFAPPPAFISEGCSFKTNYFANLLFADTPLQYTVMTMAFDGTNYWCAHGGAASVTNLARYSASGTLIATYQPGLDFRSVFTNASGQVLARAYADPIIYRQVSPGVFTNSGVTLTGGSLDSQSSVVLNGAGTEYIAMADGVVSRWSTNGAYLGSVNLQGFGSVAGETNSPQSRGIAAVGGFWLTYNGGGILSIWDGAGNRVTQAVLSGAGTSFDSAYSFSYCNGKVFIVDDLGGLWRGYDVCNGSRAAIFAAEGVDTWNADVKNKLLGVGSISQVDVIRVDAGNPVPTLADLRRYQAVLVYSDIGFNNNTNVGNALADYVDLDGGVVLATFGFYDSSGPGLQGRFVTGGYLPFTTGGQAQPGNLTLAADLPLHPILDGVNLFNGGSSSFHNNPISIASGAALVAHWSNGQPLVGAKEIAPGRTAGLNFFPPSSDARSDFWVASTDGARLMANALLWAGKVPPTIVTNPANQVVVLGGTVAFSVSAVGSAPLSYQWRKDGVNLPGETNSTLTFVMQPCSGGNYNVAVSNPYGKALSASAALNPPLRFLPLSAPSGGGLTLFLGGVDNCSLTAELVSHVQVYATTNVSLPLSNWTLLANPLVFTNGLIRVDGVNAANPSVRFFRAVETP